The Candidatus Binatota bacterium genome contains a region encoding:
- a CDS encoding 4-hydroxy-tetrahydrodipicolinate reductase, with translation MVNITVCGAGGRMGRRIIALAEENGLRVTGALEAPGHPALGQDAGLAAGVAASGVTIGDDLKASWTKGAVIVDFSSPAATLAQLEFAAGNGAPVVVGTTGLDSEQRARAEELAARTATVMASNMSVGITVLDSLVEQAVKALGAGFDCEVLELHHRLKKDAPSGTALSLAATAAAARGLELPVSLATAREGMIGERPDNEIGVVALRGGDAVGDHTVMLVGTGERLELTHRAASRDCLAGGALRAALWVAGRQPGLYGMRQVCGLEPA, from the coding sequence CTGGTAAACATAACGGTGTGCGGAGCCGGCGGACGTATGGGCCGACGGATAATAGCGCTGGCCGAAGAGAACGGACTGCGGGTTACGGGCGCGCTGGAGGCACCGGGCCACCCGGCCCTGGGCCAGGACGCTGGCCTCGCGGCCGGGGTCGCGGCCAGCGGCGTCACCATCGGCGATGACCTGAAGGCCTCGTGGACCAAGGGCGCAGTGATAGTCGATTTCAGTTCACCCGCCGCTACGCTGGCCCAGCTCGAGTTCGCGGCCGGCAACGGCGCGCCGGTAGTAGTGGGCACGACCGGGCTCGACTCGGAACAGCGCGCGCGCGCTGAAGAGCTCGCCGCACGCACGGCCACCGTAATGGCATCGAACATGAGCGTGGGCATCACGGTGCTCGACAGCCTTGTCGAACAAGCGGTCAAAGCGCTCGGGGCCGGTTTTGATTGCGAAGTCCTGGAGCTGCACCACCGCCTCAAGAAGGACGCCCCCAGCGGAACTGCGCTGTCGCTGGCCGCTACCGCTGCCGCCGCCCGAGGGCTGGAGCTGCCGGTCTCCCTGGCAACGGCCAGGGAGGGCATGATCGGCGAAAGGCCGGACAACGAAATAGGCGTGGTCGCACTTCGCGGCGGCGACGCGGTCGGCGATCATACCGTCATGCTTGTGGGAACGGGCGAAAGACTCGAACTTACGCACAGGGCCGCGTCGCGTGACTGCCTGGCTGGCGGCGCGCTCAGGGCAGCGCTATGGGTAGCCGGACGGCAGCCAGGCCTGTACGGAATGCGGCAGGTCTGCGGCCTTGAGCCGGCTTGA
- the lysA gene encoding diaminopimelate decarboxylase, with the protein MDFFNRRNGSLYAEDVALSELARAVGTPCYVYSLAALRTQLGAWRKGFGDHPHLVCYSVKANSNLAVLRSLANEGAGFDVVSGGELARVLAAGGEASRVVFSGVGKQAWEIRAALDAGILMFNVESLAELELISQLALEMRTTAPVSLRVNPDVDPQTHPYIATGLADSKFGVAADQCVEHYHRAAELEGIEVLGVDCHVGSQLVSSSPIEEAATRIASLLDRLDSAGIPIGYVDMGGGLGVTYQDESPPSPDEWAATLLRVFKGRGLTIVVEPGRSIAANAGVLLTTVLFHKGNQEKNFVVVDAGMNDLARPSLYSAHHDVEAVEDCDGTITADVVGPICESGDFFAKERLVANVQAGGLLAIMSAGAYGFVMASNYNTRPRPAEVLVNGDKWDLVRERETVESLFAGEAIPGHLSGE; encoded by the coding sequence ATGGATTTTTTCAACCGCAGGAACGGCAGCCTCTACGCCGAAGACGTAGCCCTGTCCGAGCTGGCCCGGGCGGTAGGCACGCCCTGTTACGTGTACAGCCTGGCCGCGCTCCGAACCCAGCTGGGCGCCTGGCGCAAAGGCTTCGGCGACCACCCCCACCTCGTCTGCTACTCGGTAAAGGCCAACTCCAACCTCGCGGTACTGCGATCGCTGGCCAACGAGGGTGCCGGTTTTGACGTCGTTTCGGGTGGCGAGCTGGCCCGCGTGCTGGCCGCCGGCGGCGAGGCATCCCGCGTGGTGTTCTCCGGAGTAGGCAAGCAGGCCTGGGAGATCCGCGCCGCCCTGGATGCCGGCATCCTGATGTTCAACGTCGAGTCGCTGGCCGAGCTCGAGCTGATAAGCCAGCTCGCCCTTGAAATGAGAACCACGGCCCCGGTGTCCCTGCGCGTCAACCCCGACGTCGACCCCCAGACCCATCCCTACATCGCCACCGGCTTGGCCGACAGCAAGTTTGGCGTAGCCGCAGACCAATGCGTGGAGCACTACCACCGGGCTGCCGAACTGGAGGGAATAGAGGTGCTGGGCGTCGACTGCCACGTGGGCTCGCAACTGGTGAGCAGCTCGCCGATAGAAGAAGCCGCCACGCGCATAGCCTCCCTGCTCGACCGCCTGGACAGTGCGGGAATACCGATAGGCTACGTCGACATGGGCGGCGGCCTGGGCGTGACCTACCAGGACGAGTCACCGCCGAGCCCCGACGAGTGGGCGGCCACCCTGCTGCGCGTCTTCAAGGGCCGCGGGCTCACCATCGTGGTGGAACCGGGTCGCTCCATAGCTGCCAACGCCGGTGTATTGCTCACCACCGTGCTGTTTCACAAGGGCAACCAGGAGAAGAACTTCGTCGTAGTAGATGCGGGCATGAACGACCTTGCCCGGCCCTCGCTGTACTCGGCGCACCACGACGTGGAGGCGGTCGAGGACTGCGACGGCACGATCACCGCCGACGTGGTCGGTCCCATATGCGAGAGCGGCGACTTTTTTGCGAAGGAAAGGCTGGTGGCCAACGTCCAAGCAGGCGGACTGCTGGCCATCATGAGCGCCGGTGCATACGGTTTCGTGATGGCTTCAAACTACAACACCCGGCCTCGGCCGGCCGAGGTACTGGTCAACGGCGACAAGTGGGACCTGGTGCGCGAAAGAGAAACCGTGGAGTCGCTGTTCGCGGGCGAGGCCATCCCGGGCCACCTGTCGGGAGAATAG
- a CDS encoding 4-hydroxy-tetrahydrodipicolinate synthase: MFEGTWTALVTPFSDGEINAEALARLVDLQAEAGVDGVVPCGSTGESATMSHDEHERVISAVIEAADGRLKVLAGTGSNSTAESVKLTRFARSAGADGALLISPYYNKPTQAGHVVHYREVAEAADLPLVVYNIPGRTGVNLLPETLAELAAIPGIVALKDAAGSMDQAMRTMQLAGDDLTVLSGDDSLTLPLMALGAGGVIAVVSNLLPARMKALVDAAAAGQMENARNIHRELLPLMQAMSLETNPIPVKTAMQLAGRCSAEMRLPLTPMTAENSSALEAVMRGYDLLQG, encoded by the coding sequence GTGTTTGAAGGAACCTGGACAGCACTGGTAACCCCCTTTAGCGACGGCGAGATCAACGCCGAGGCCCTCGCCCGGCTGGTCGACCTGCAGGCCGAGGCGGGCGTCGATGGCGTCGTCCCCTGCGGGAGCACCGGCGAGTCGGCCACCATGAGCCACGACGAACACGAGCGCGTGATCAGCGCCGTCATCGAAGCCGCCGACGGCCGGCTCAAAGTGCTGGCCGGCACCGGCTCCAACTCCACCGCCGAGTCGGTGAAGCTGACGCGTTTTGCTCGCAGCGCCGGTGCCGACGGCGCGCTGCTGATATCCCCTTACTACAACAAGCCCACCCAGGCCGGCCACGTGGTTCACTACCGCGAGGTGGCCGAGGCCGCCGACCTGCCGCTGGTGGTCTACAACATCCCTGGCAGAACGGGCGTCAACCTGCTGCCCGAGACCTTGGCCGAGCTGGCCGCGATACCTGGCATCGTGGCGCTCAAGGACGCCGCCGGGTCCATGGACCAGGCCATGCGAACAATGCAGCTGGCCGGCGACGACCTGACGGTGCTCTCGGGTGACGACTCGCTCACCCTGCCGCTGATGGCCCTGGGTGCCGGCGGGGTCATAGCCGTGGTTTCCAACCTGCTGCCCGCGCGCATGAAGGCGCTGGTGGACGCGGCTGCCGCGGGACAGATGGAGAACGCGCGCAACATACACCGCGAGCTTCTCCCGCTCATGCAGGCAATGTCGCTGGAGACCAACCCCATACCGGTCAAGACAGCCATGCAACTTGCCGGCCGTTGCTCGGCCGAGATGCGACTGCCACTTACCCCCATGACGGCCGAGAACAGCTCGGCGCTCGAAGCCGTCATGCGCGGCTACGACCTGCTGCAGGGATAA
- the folK gene encoding 2-amino-4-hydroxy-6-hydroxymethyldihydropteridine diphosphokinase, with protein sequence MEHRVYIAIGSNLGDRENHISAALSAIAELPDTRITGRSSLYETEPHGRARNWFLNAVVEIITGFEAKDLLKELLAVETAVGRRRGAKTKATKNQSVSREIDLDILLFDAVVMKTRKLTIPHRELTARRFVLLPLAELAPGLRHPVTEETISSLLVAAEDDKKVVLYRPPNTARR encoded by the coding sequence ATGGAACATCGCGTCTACATCGCCATCGGCAGCAACCTCGGCGACCGAGAAAACCACATTTCGGCGGCACTGTCTGCCATCGCCGAGCTGCCCGACACCAGGATCACCGGCCGCAGCTCCCTGTACGAAACCGAACCCCACGGCCGTGCCCGCAACTGGTTTCTTAACGCGGTGGTCGAGATCATAACCGGCTTCGAAGCCAAGGACCTGCTCAAGGAGCTGCTGGCCGTCGAAACCGCCGTGGGCCGCAGGCGCGGAGCAAAAACCAAGGCCACTAAGAACCAGAGCGTGTCGCGCGAGATCGACCTCGATATACTCCTCTTCGATGCCGTGGTGATGAAAACGCGGAAGCTGACGATCCCCCACCGGGAGCTCACCGCCCGGCGTTTTGTGCTGCTCCCCCTGGCCGAACTGGCCCCCGGACTGAGGCACCCAGTAACCGAGGAGACGATCTCTTCGCTTCTGGTCGCTGCAGAAGATGACAAGAAAGTAGTTCTTTACCGGCCGCCGAACACGGCCCGGCGCTAG
- the fsa gene encoding fructose-6-phosphate aldolase has translation MKIFIDSADMGEIREAMSWGIVDGATTNPSLAAKTGRPVEESLVEICELVNGPVSAEVIATDADGMIAEGRKLAAMHEHVVVKCPMTADGLMATRCLSEEGTRVNVTLIFQPAQALLAAKAGAAYVSPFVGRLDDIGEDGMGMVASIVEIFSNFDFATEVLVASVRGTFHAVEAARMGADVATCPGSVIRQMMKHPLTDLGLERFLADHRKLTG, from the coding sequence ATGAAAATTTTTATCGACAGTGCCGACATGGGCGAGATTCGCGAGGCCATGTCCTGGGGAATAGTTGACGGCGCCACCACCAACCCGAGCCTTGCGGCCAAGACCGGCCGCCCGGTAGAAGAATCGCTGGTAGAAATCTGCGAACTCGTCAACGGACCGGTAAGCGCCGAGGTCATCGCGACCGACGCCGACGGCATGATCGCCGAGGGCCGCAAGTTGGCAGCCATGCACGAGCACGTGGTCGTCAAGTGCCCCATGACCGCTGATGGGCTGATGGCCACGCGCTGCCTGTCCGAAGAAGGCACGCGGGTAAACGTCACCCTCATCTTTCAGCCCGCCCAGGCCCTGCTGGCAGCGAAGGCCGGCGCGGCCTACGTGAGTCCTTTCGTGGGGCGACTGGACGACATAGGCGAAGACGGCATGGGTATGGTCGCCTCGATCGTCGAGATCTTCTCCAACTTTGATTTCGCCACCGAGGTCCTGGTCGCGTCCGTGAGGGGAACCTTTCACGCGGTGGAAGCCGCGCGCATGGGCGCCGACGTGGCGACCTGCCCCGGGTCGGTCATACGACAGATGATGAAACACCCGCTGACCGATCTCGGCCTGGAGCGCTTCCTGGCTGACCACCGCAAGCTCACCGGCTGA
- a CDS encoding diaminopimelate epimerase, producing the protein MQLELAKIHGCHNDYLFVDCTRAPLENPDELSRRLSQRRGGLGADGLILVCPSEKADFRMEMYNADGSRGAMCGNGIRGLAKFVYERGLAGTSNSLLVETDCGNKALELHVTDGKVESVTVDMGPPVLEGRQVPVNADGEQFDVPLLVDGRSWTVSCVSMGNPHCVTFDEDPEGLDLERIGPAFDKHEFFPSGVNTEFVRVDNRGQLTMRVWERGSGETEACGTGACAVVVAAHRTGRCDSTATVVLNGGQLYIELRGDGRVFMTGPVEESFRGTVSVPG; encoded by the coding sequence ATGCAACTCGAGCTCGCCAAGATCCACGGTTGTCACAACGACTACCTGTTCGTCGACTGCACCCGGGCTCCGCTCGAAAACCCCGACGAGCTCAGCCGCCGCCTGTCACAGCGCAGGGGAGGACTCGGTGCCGACGGGCTGATCCTGGTCTGCCCGTCGGAGAAGGCTGACTTCCGCATGGAAATGTACAACGCCGACGGCAGTCGCGGTGCCATGTGCGGCAACGGCATCAGGGGGCTGGCCAAGTTCGTCTACGAACGCGGGCTGGCGGGAACGTCCAACAGCCTGCTGGTCGAGACCGACTGCGGCAACAAGGCTCTCGAGTTGCACGTGACCGACGGCAAGGTCGAATCGGTGACCGTGGACATGGGGCCGCCCGTTCTCGAGGGAAGGCAGGTGCCGGTCAACGCTGATGGCGAGCAGTTCGATGTGCCGCTGCTGGTAGACGGGCGAAGCTGGACGGTCAGCTGCGTGTCGATGGGCAACCCCCACTGCGTGACCTTCGACGAAGATCCCGAAGGCCTTGACCTCGAACGCATAGGCCCGGCCTTCGACAAGCACGAGTTCTTTCCCTCGGGCGTCAACACCGAGTTTGTGCGCGTAGACAACCGCGGGCAGCTCACCATGCGGGTGTGGGAGCGCGGCTCGGGCGAAACCGAGGCCTGCGGCACCGGGGCCTGCGCCGTGGTGGTGGCCGCCCACCGCACCGGTCGATGCGACAGTACCGCCACGGTGGTGCTTAATGGCGGACAACTGTACATAGAACTGCGCGGGGATGGCCGGGTGTTCATGACAGGCCCCGTCGAAGAGAGTTTTCGTGGCACGGTGAGCGTGCCTGGATGA
- a CDS encoding ACP S-malonyltransferase, with protein MSQQMTTSVVFPGQGCQKTGMGRDFHDEFEQARRVFELASDTLDLDMRALCFEEDPRLQQTEFQQPAILTVELAMLESLRAHFDLADSCWGGHSLGEYAALVAAGVLPTAEALRLCRQRGRLMQDCLAADGGTTVTGAMLAVTARGLDQQALLELVTELGVDIANVNSTQQAVIAGETSAVAEAGERIAAHPALSGARLVELRVSAPFHSRLMAPVADSLRPLLEDSADRWQPAHASSVTSNHSGGFYEAVAARIVDGLAMQVCSTVLWNENMPLLAAGAERVIEIGPGRPLRGFFRSIGVKVLSVSTLKIARELLSD; from the coding sequence GTGTCTCAACAGATGACCACGAGCGTGGTTTTCCCGGGCCAGGGTTGCCAGAAAACCGGCATGGGCCGAGACTTCCACGACGAGTTTGAGCAGGCCCGACGGGTCTTCGAACTCGCGTCTGACACGCTCGACCTCGACATGCGGGCTCTTTGTTTTGAAGAAGACCCGCGGCTGCAGCAGACCGAGTTTCAGCAGCCAGCCATACTCACCGTCGAGTTGGCGATGCTGGAGTCACTGCGCGCGCACTTCGACCTGGCCGACAGCTGCTGGGGAGGCCACAGCCTGGGCGAGTACGCGGCGCTCGTGGCCGCCGGTGTACTGCCCACCGCCGAGGCCCTGCGCCTGTGCCGGCAACGAGGCCGGCTGATGCAGGACTGCCTTGCCGCGGACGGCGGGACAACTGTTACCGGCGCCATGCTGGCCGTCACCGCGCGCGGGCTCGACCAACAGGCACTGCTCGAGCTCGTGACCGAGCTCGGCGTTGACATCGCCAACGTAAACTCAACGCAGCAGGCGGTCATCGCCGGAGAGACCAGCGCGGTGGCCGAGGCTGGCGAAAGGATAGCCGCGCACCCTGCCCTGTCGGGCGCCAGGCTGGTTGAACTGAGGGTATCGGCGCCGTTTCATTCCCGGCTGATGGCCCCGGTGGCCGACAGCCTGCGCCCACTGCTCGAAGATTCGGCTGACCGCTGGCAACCCGCACACGCGAGCAGCGTGACGAGCAATCACAGCGGGGGCTTCTACGAGGCGGTCGCGGCCAGGATCGTAGACGGCCTGGCCATGCAGGTCTGCTCGACCGTACTCTGGAACGAAAACATGCCGCTACTCGCCGCTGGCGCCGAGCGCGTGATAGAAATCGGCCCTGGCCGCCCGTTGCGCGGCTTCTTTCGCAGCATAGGCGTAAAGGTGCTGTCGGTGAGCACGCTGAAAATCGCACGCGAGCTGCTCTCCGACTGA
- a CDS encoding MBL fold metallo-hydrolase, translated as MKEGLYFKQLAIGDMANYVYLIGDQAERKAVVVDPAWDIDAILEQLDKDDMELVGALATHYHPDHIGGDMMGLSIEGLDTLLEKRPVKIYIHKAEAPYVAQTTGLESSDYVAVDGETTLDVGKIPVRFLHTPGHTPGSQCFLVDGNVVSGDTLFIGACGRVDLPGSNPEDLYYSLKQKLSALPDDTVVYPGHNYATDSSSTIGAEKKSNVFMRFENLQQFLSMMGVAG; from the coding sequence ATGAAAGAGGGCCTCTACTTCAAGCAACTCGCGATCGGCGACATGGCCAACTACGTCTACCTGATCGGCGACCAGGCGGAGCGCAAAGCGGTGGTGGTTGATCCCGCGTGGGACATAGACGCCATACTCGAACAGCTCGACAAGGACGACATGGAACTGGTCGGCGCCCTGGCGACCCACTACCACCCCGACCACATCGGCGGCGACATGATGGGCCTCAGCATCGAGGGCCTCGACACGCTGCTGGAAAAACGGCCAGTGAAGATTTATATCCACAAAGCCGAGGCGCCTTACGTGGCCCAGACCACCGGGCTTGAGAGCAGCGACTACGTGGCGGTTGATGGCGAGACCACCCTCGACGTGGGAAAGATTCCTGTTCGTTTTCTGCACACTCCCGGCCACACGCCGGGCTCGCAGTGCTTCCTCGTGGACGGCAACGTCGTATCGGGGGACACGCTTTTCATCGGTGCCTGCGGGCGGGTGGACCTGCCCGGAAGCAACCCCGAAGACCTCTACTACAGCCTCAAGCAGAAGCTGTCGGCCCTGCCCGACGACACCGTCGTTTACCCCGGCCACAACTACGCGACGGACAGCAGCTCGACCATAGGCGCCGAGAAGAAGTCCAATGTTTTCATGCGCTTTGAAAACCTGCAGCAGTTCCTCTCGATGATGGGCGTAGCCGGCTGA
- a CDS encoding response regulator: protein MKELPKVYFEQLLENAPDIVIAVDKQGTIIFYNDGAAQTLGYEASEVMGEHVAMLYPDSEHSHAVMDALRSDDHGGAGLVRNFETEFVDSSGHKVPVAISGSIIYDGRQRERGSIGFAKDISALIHNEQLHTLAELAVSLAHEINTPLEIVVNQSAMLDRYLHDKAQEDDYKAEHERVTSINRALRRIQSIVERVGEMAASGQYGTTEYLPGRTMTDLGMRQEAPSINGNTGKSRLTGRHILVVDDDEELVVSMAHLLEAEGCHVLTASSGLDALKQVGKEKIDLVLSDVVMPDMDGYDLLQELNARHSDLPVVLMTAYYYDKDHVLKRSRAVGLKDVIFKKPIDPDRLVELIDARVRA from the coding sequence TTGAAAGAGCTGCCAAAAGTCTACTTCGAACAACTACTCGAAAACGCCCCCGACATCGTCATAGCGGTGGACAAGCAGGGCACGATAATCTTCTACAACGACGGCGCCGCCCAGACGCTGGGCTACGAGGCCAGCGAAGTCATGGGCGAGCACGTGGCCATGCTCTACCCCGACTCCGAGCACTCGCACGCGGTCATGGACGCCTTGCGTTCGGACGACCACGGTGGTGCCGGACTGGTGAGAAACTTCGAGACGGAGTTTGTCGACAGCAGCGGCCATAAGGTACCCGTGGCGATATCGGGTTCGATCATTTACGACGGACGTCAGCGCGAACGCGGCAGCATAGGTTTTGCCAAGGACATCTCGGCCCTCATTCACAACGAGCAGCTGCACACCCTGGCCGAACTGGCGGTGAGCCTCGCCCACGAAATAAACACGCCGCTGGAAATAGTCGTAAACCAGTCGGCCATGCTCGACCGCTACCTGCACGATAAGGCGCAGGAGGACGACTACAAGGCCGAGCATGAACGGGTTACCTCCATCAACCGCGCGCTGAGGAGAATCCAGTCGATAGTAGAGCGCGTGGGCGAGATGGCCGCCAGCGGGCAGTACGGCACCACCGAGTACCTGCCCGGTCGAACCATGACCGACCTCGGCATGCGGCAGGAGGCTCCCTCCATCAACGGTAACACGGGCAAGAGCAGGCTGACGGGCCGGCATATACTCGTGGTGGACGACGACGAAGAGCTGGTTGTTTCGATGGCCCACCTGCTCGAAGCCGAGGGCTGCCACGTGCTCACTGCCAGCTCCGGGCTCGATGCGCTCAAGCAGGTCGGCAAAGAAAAAATCGACCTCGTGCTCAGCGACGTGGTAATGCCCGACATGGACGGCTACGACTTGCTGCAGGAGCTCAACGCCCGCCACAGCGACCTGCCGGTGGTGCTCATGACCGCCTATTACTACGACAAGGATCACGTCCTCAAGCGGTCCCGGGCGGTCGGTCTGAAGGACGTGATCTTCAAGAAACCGATAGACCCCGACCGTCTCGTCGAGCTCATCGACGCCCGTGTTCGCGCTTAA
- a CDS encoding cob(I)yrinic acid a,c-diamide adenosyltransferase — MAIRINRVYTRTGDDGLTSLVGGDRVSKNHPRVDAYGEVDELNSVLGLVRASLGSTGKNGSGMPEADNARLQSLLGRLQQELFDLGSELATPPSSSRPGSKSIGDEHIAWLEQQMDELQEDLEELKSFVLPGGGETGARLHLARTVCRRAERKVIGMAHNDTLPAGPVRYLNRLSDLLFVMSRWAARKSGIEETLWQHGLEDSRKED, encoded by the coding sequence ATGGCGATACGCATAAACCGCGTTTATACCCGTACAGGGGATGATGGACTGACCTCGCTGGTAGGTGGCGACCGGGTTTCAAAGAACCACCCGCGGGTGGACGCCTACGGCGAAGTAGATGAGCTCAACAGCGTACTCGGCCTGGTTCGCGCGTCGCTGGGCAGCACCGGAAAGAACGGCTCGGGCATGCCCGAAGCAGACAACGCCCGCTTGCAGTCGCTGCTCGGGCGGCTGCAGCAGGAGCTGTTCGACCTCGGCTCCGAACTGGCGACGCCGCCCTCGAGTTCGCGACCCGGCTCCAAAAGCATCGGCGACGAGCACATTGCCTGGCTCGAGCAGCAGATGGACGAGCTGCAGGAAGACCTCGAGGAACTGAAATCCTTCGTGCTGCCCGGGGGAGGCGAAACCGGGGCGCGACTGCACCTGGCGCGTACCGTCTGCCGACGGGCCGAGCGCAAAGTAATCGGCATGGCCCACAACGACACCCTGCCCGCTGGCCCGGTGCGCTACCTCAACCGGCTGAGCGACCTGCTCTTCGTCATGTCGCGTTGGGCGGCCAGGAAATCCGGCATCGAGGAAACGCTGTGGCAACACGGCCTCGAAGACAGCCGCAAGGAAGACTAA
- a CDS encoding CsbD family protein has protein sequence MRTIKALSLATLFALTGLFGSGLLASEAHAAMTKDEAKCRSTIFKTTSKYQAGAWKAVAGCHKGKLKGKVGAGVDCNDPIQADIKGKLGKAASKIRDSLGGAKDKCADKTTGDALSNVLAVYGRCPSPGEITDDGGATDGIDDFSELADCLIAVSDSLIGLTASEVMGDPNHASLSKDLAKCQGTIGKSTAKLMATISKERGKCQAGADKAGGNIDWTCGSFDGKGKIASTGQKFKDGITKACLGDEDTLDALDSCGDTPAQLQACLVDTIAAKVGNGMTAMLFELPGVCPSGVQVTTLAGFGQQRTSTELSLGWTGLAHGVDILDGWVGEANLACDTDCDNCAVSILPVDKSMGNCRCDNDPTISCDEPFSAEDADDCGAGNECICRFGPPLALSSAGVPVCVLTQIAEELTGSADAGTALANTTIQGESSVYTGITVTQPCPTCDGGTCNGGPRDGLACAVDAVHPTFGNSSFDCQPDPGTRIPGTVKTVLNTTTENSSLGFDLTCDPPLAATACACAVCSGDSTVACNSDAECAAVGAGLCDSNGGGSARFPNACLDGVCSDSGDGVHGVCDTSPTSQFCDGQLRANGDGYIPCSSDADCDALDPECDGGDCGNCGGAALRSCFLDPITVSGDPGLNSSSLVATWCTPPTSNSAVNNAGGSPGPGRLDVRFDFTGYCPDGVTEFETPGGSNCP, from the coding sequence ATGAGAACCATAAAAGCACTCTCACTTGCCACACTATTCGCGTTGACGGGCCTGTTCGGCTCGGGCCTGCTCGCGTCAGAGGCCCACGCGGCCATGACCAAAGACGAGGCCAAATGCCGCAGCACGATCTTCAAGACAACGTCCAAGTACCAGGCCGGTGCGTGGAAAGCCGTGGCGGGATGTCACAAGGGCAAGCTCAAGGGCAAGGTCGGTGCCGGCGTTGACTGCAACGACCCCATACAAGCCGACATCAAGGGCAAGCTGGGCAAGGCTGCTTCCAAGATTCGCGATTCGCTGGGTGGAGCCAAGGACAAGTGCGCTGACAAGACAACTGGAGACGCGCTATCCAACGTACTGGCAGTCTATGGCCGCTGCCCCTCGCCCGGTGAAATCACCGACGACGGCGGCGCCACGGACGGCATAGACGATTTTTCTGAACTGGCCGACTGCCTGATCGCGGTCTCGGACAGTCTCATCGGCCTCACGGCCAGCGAGGTCATGGGTGACCCGAATCACGCCTCGCTCAGCAAGGACTTGGCGAAGTGCCAGGGCACGATCGGAAAAAGCACGGCCAAGTTGATGGCAACCATCAGCAAGGAACGAGGCAAGTGCCAGGCCGGGGCCGACAAGGCCGGCGGCAACATAGACTGGACCTGCGGCTCTTTTGACGGCAAGGGCAAGATCGCCAGCACCGGTCAGAAGTTCAAGGACGGCATAACCAAGGCTTGCCTGGGCGACGAGGATACCCTCGACGCGCTCGATTCCTGCGGCGACACCCCCGCCCAGCTGCAGGCTTGCCTCGTGGACACCATAGCCGCCAAGGTGGGCAACGGCATGACAGCCATGCTCTTCGAGCTTCCCGGCGTCTGCCCCAGCGGAGTACAGGTGACCACCTTGGCCGGCTTTGGCCAGCAGCGCACCTCCACCGAGCTCAGCCTGGGCTGGACCGGACTTGCCCACGGCGTCGACATCCTCGACGGCTGGGTAGGCGAAGCCAACCTGGCCTGTGACACGGACTGCGACAACTGCGCAGTGTCAATACTGCCGGTAGACAAGTCCATGGGTAACTGCCGCTGCGACAACGACCCCACCATAAGCTGCGACGAGCCTTTCAGTGCCGAGGACGCAGACGACTGTGGCGCGGGCAACGAGTGCATCTGTCGTTTCGGACCACCCCTTGCCCTGTCCAGTGCCGGAGTACCGGTGTGCGTACTGACCCAGATTGCCGAGGAGCTCACCGGCAGCGCCGACGCCGGCACGGCCCTGGCCAACACGACGATACAGGGCGAGAGCAGCGTGTACACGGGCATCACCGTGACCCAGCCGTGTCCCACCTGTGACGGGGGCACCTGCAACGGAGGACCGCGGGATGGCCTGGCCTGCGCGGTAGACGCCGTACACCCGACCTTCGGCAACAGCAGTTTTGACTGCCAGCCGGACCCGGGCACGCGCATCCCGGGCACCGTAAAGACGGTACTCAACACCACCACGGAGAATTCTTCCCTGGGCTTCGACCTCACCTGCGACCCACCGCTCGCGGCCACTGCCTGTGCCTGCGCGGTGTGCAGCGGGGACAGCACGGTGGCGTGTAATTCAGACGCCGAGTGCGCGGCCGTAGGCGCAGGGCTCTGCGACAGCAACGGCGGCGGCTCGGCGCGCTTTCCCAATGCCTGCCTCGATGGCGTGTGCAGTGACTCGGGCGACGGCGTGCACGGTGTCTGCGACACGAGCCCGACCAGCCAGTTCTGCGACGGCCAGCTGCGCGCCAACGGCGACGGTTACATACCCTGCTCCAGCGACGCTGATTGCGACGCCCTTGACCCGGAGTGCGACGGCGGGGACTGTGGAAACTGCGGCGGTGCTGCCCTGCGATCCTGCTTCCTCGATCCCATCACTGTCTCGGGCGACCCCGGGCTCAACAGTTCGAGCCTGGTTGCAACCTGGTGCACGCCCCCCACCAGCAACTCGGCGGTCAACAACGCCGGCGGCTCACCCGGTCCGGGTCGCCTGGACGTGCGTTTCGACTTCACCGGGTACTGTCCTGATGGAGTCACAGAGTTTGAGACACCGGGCGGATCTAACTGCCCCTGA